One window of the Shimwellia blattae DSM 4481 = NBRC 105725 genome contains the following:
- the dinI gene encoding DNA damage-inducible protein I has product MRVEVTIARTTVLPPGAVDALSLELAARINHHYADSENHVQVRYASGNNLSVIGAAKEDKDRISEILQETWESADDWFSPA; this is encoded by the coding sequence ATGCGTGTAGAGGTCACTATTGCCAGAACGACGGTGCTCCCCCCGGGCGCCGTTGATGCGCTCAGCCTGGAGCTGGCCGCGCGTATCAACCATCACTACGCTGACAGCGAAAACCATGTGCAGGTGCGTTACGCCAGCGGTAACAACCTGTCGGTTATCGGTGCCGCTAAAGAAGACAAAGACCGCATCAGCGAGATCCTCCAGGAAACCTGGGAAAGCGCCGATGACTGGTTCAGCCCGGCATAA
- the rne gene encoding ribonuclease E — MKRMLINATQQEELRVALVDGQRLYDLDIESPGHEQKKANIYKGKITRIEPSLEAAFVDYGAERHGFLPLKEIAREYFPSNYSSHGRPNIKDVLREGQEVIVQIDKEERGNKGAALTTFISLAGSYLVLMPNNPRAGGISRRIEGDDRTELKEALASLEVPDGMGLIVRTAGVGKSAEALQWDLSFRLKHWDAIQKAAESRPAPFLIHQESNVIVRAFRDYLRQDIGEILIDNPKILELARQHIAALGRPDFSSKIKLYTGEIPLFSHYQIESQIESAFQREVRLPSGGSIVIDSTEALTAIDINSARATRGGDIEETAFNTNLEAADEIARQLRLRDLGGLIVIDFIDMTPVRHQRAVENRLREAVRQDRARIQISHISRFGLLEMSRQRLSPSLGESSHHVCPRCSGTGTVRDNESLSLSILRLIEEEALKENTNEVHAIVPVPIASYLLNEKREAVSAIEQRQGGVRCIIVPNDQMETPHYHVLRVRKGEEIKALSYKLPQIHEEAMAQELDEPQAERKVPEEPALAAFIMPEAPPMPAETAAKPAARTAPAATSSAAQPQPAAPGLFSRLFAALKRLFGGGEAPVVETVVEEVKAPKAEPRQQERRERNNNRRDRNNNRRDRSDRNGREDRDNRDTRAERQDNREPRDNREPREDNRRNRRQAQAQNADVQPQSRQSTTDEQEKPREQQPRRERNRRRSDDKRQAQQEVKALQRDEALAQPVATPQDAAAPEERVQVMPRRKQRQLTRKVRFDNDAQPAAATEQPATEEMRALPTVKPVDPSVLPAVVPPVAEEHNEHQQDNRGDNAGMPRRSRRSPRHLRVSGQRRRRYRDERYPTHSPMPLSIACASPELASGKAWIHYPIATGHQPEADIAEVVTETANDQPIVLPASHETQATEQPTPVVAETRAPAVEEPAAEVQVADVQATEAPAAEIAPEAPAAAQPEPIASGDVTEPRDENAQVTEARPAAEPVVSAPEPVAEPVAEPVVAREAQPAQAEEAPAAPAPQAKPAPVTEAPAQVSHALHGLASAPMTKAPAPHYTPEAPRHSDWVRPAFAFDGEGSAGGHSATHQASAPAGKPQ; from the coding sequence ATGAAAAGAATGTTAATTAACGCAACTCAGCAGGAAGAGTTGCGTGTCGCCCTTGTTGATGGGCAACGCCTGTATGATCTGGATATCGAAAGCCCGGGTCATGAACAGAAAAAAGCGAACATCTACAAAGGCAAAATTACCCGTATTGAACCCAGCCTTGAGGCCGCATTTGTCGATTACGGTGCTGAGCGTCATGGTTTCCTCCCGCTGAAAGAAATTGCCCGCGAATACTTCCCGTCTAACTATTCCTCCCATGGTCGTCCGAACATCAAAGATGTGCTGCGTGAAGGCCAGGAAGTTATCGTTCAGATAGACAAAGAAGAGCGTGGTAACAAAGGCGCCGCATTAACCACATTTATCAGCCTGGCCGGTAGCTACCTGGTGCTGATGCCGAACAACCCGCGTGCGGGCGGTATCTCCCGCCGGATCGAAGGCGACGACCGTACTGAACTGAAAGAGGCGCTGGCGTCTCTGGAAGTGCCGGACGGCATGGGCCTGATTGTACGTACCGCCGGGGTGGGTAAATCCGCCGAAGCGCTACAGTGGGACCTGAGCTTCCGTTTAAAACACTGGGACGCTATCCAGAAAGCCGCAGAGAGCCGCCCGGCGCCGTTCCTGATCCATCAGGAAAGTAACGTTATCGTGCGCGCGTTCCGTGACTACCTGCGCCAGGATATCGGCGAAATTCTTATCGATAATCCGAAAATCCTTGAGCTGGCGCGCCAGCACATTGCCGCCCTGGGCCGCCCGGATTTCAGCAGCAAAATTAAGCTCTACACCGGTGAAATTCCGCTGTTCAGCCACTACCAGATAGAATCCCAGATTGAGTCCGCCTTCCAGCGTGAAGTGCGCCTGCCCTCCGGTGGCTCTATTGTTATCGACAGCACCGAAGCGCTGACCGCAATCGATATTAACTCCGCCCGGGCCACCCGCGGTGGCGACATCGAAGAAACCGCCTTCAATACCAACCTTGAAGCGGCTGATGAAATCGCCCGCCAGCTGCGCCTGCGCGACCTCGGCGGCCTGATTGTCATCGACTTTATCGACATGACCCCGGTTCGCCACCAGCGCGCGGTAGAAAACCGCCTGCGCGAAGCGGTGCGCCAGGACAGAGCCCGCATTCAGATAAGCCATATTTCCCGCTTCGGCCTGCTGGAGATGTCCCGCCAGCGCCTGAGCCCGTCGCTGGGTGAATCCAGCCATCACGTGTGCCCGCGCTGTAGCGGCACCGGCACCGTGCGCGACAACGAATCCCTTTCGCTGTCGATTCTGCGCCTTATTGAAGAAGAAGCGCTCAAAGAGAACACCAATGAAGTGCATGCCATTGTTCCGGTGCCGATTGCCTCTTACCTGCTGAACGAAAAACGCGAAGCGGTAAGCGCCATTGAGCAGCGCCAGGGCGGCGTGCGCTGCATTATCGTGCCCAATGATCAGATGGAAACCCCGCACTACCACGTACTGCGGGTACGCAAAGGCGAAGAGATCAAAGCACTGAGCTACAAGCTGCCGCAGATCCACGAAGAGGCCATGGCGCAGGAGCTCGACGAGCCGCAGGCTGAGCGTAAAGTGCCGGAAGAGCCCGCACTGGCCGCCTTTATTATGCCAGAAGCACCGCCGATGCCCGCCGAAACGGCCGCAAAACCTGCCGCCAGAACCGCCCCGGCGGCAACCAGCAGCGCAGCCCAGCCGCAGCCTGCGGCCCCTGGCCTGTTCAGCCGCCTCTTTGCGGCATTAAAACGCCTGTTTGGTGGTGGCGAAGCGCCGGTTGTGGAAACCGTTGTTGAGGAAGTAAAAGCCCCCAAAGCGGAGCCGCGCCAGCAGGAGCGTCGCGAGCGTAACAACAATCGCCGCGACCGCAACAATAACCGCCGTGACCGCAGCGATCGCAACGGCCGGGAGGATCGGGACAACCGCGATACCCGCGCAGAGCGCCAGGATAACCGCGAGCCGCGTGACAACCGGGAGCCCCGCGAGGACAACCGCCGCAACCGTCGTCAGGCTCAGGCGCAAAACGCCGATGTCCAGCCGCAGAGCCGCCAGAGCACCACGGATGAGCAGGAAAAACCGCGTGAGCAGCAGCCGCGCCGTGAGCGTAACCGCCGCCGCAGCGACGATAAGCGCCAGGCCCAGCAGGAAGTTAAAGCGCTGCAGCGTGATGAGGCCCTGGCCCAGCCTGTTGCCACACCGCAGGACGCCGCCGCACCGGAAGAACGCGTACAGGTAATGCCGCGCCGTAAACAGCGCCAGCTGACCCGGAAAGTGCGTTTTGATAACGACGCCCAGCCTGCCGCAGCCACAGAGCAGCCCGCAACGGAAGAGATGCGCGCCCTGCCTACGGTGAAGCCGGTCGATCCGTCTGTGCTTCCGGCAGTGGTTCCGCCAGTGGCTGAAGAGCATAACGAGCATCAGCAGGATAATCGCGGCGATAACGCCGGGATGCCGCGCCGCTCACGCCGCTCTCCGCGCCATCTGCGGGTCAGTGGTCAGCGTCGCCGTCGCTACCGTGACGAGCGTTACCCAACCCACTCACCGATGCCGCTGAGCATTGCCTGTGCCTCCCCGGAGCTGGCCTCTGGTAAAGCCTGGATCCACTACCCCATCGCCACTGGCCACCAGCCGGAAGCAGACATTGCGGAAGTGGTCACTGAAACGGCAAATGACCAGCCGATCGTACTGCCAGCCAGCCATGAGACGCAGGCCACAGAGCAGCCGACCCCGGTGGTCGCCGAAACCCGCGCCCCGGCCGTAGAAGAACCTGCTGCTGAAGTACAGGTAGCAGACGTGCAGGCAACTGAAGCCCCGGCGGCTGAGATTGCGCCTGAAGCACCGGCCGCCGCACAGCCTGAACCGATAGCCAGTGGTGATGTGACCGAACCCCGTGACGAAAACGCACAGGTAACGGAAGCCCGCCCTGCGGCTGAGCCGGTCGTCAGTGCCCCGGAACCGGTAGCAGAGCCTGTTGCTGAGCCGGTCGTCGCCCGCGAAGCGCAGCCTGCTCAGGCCGAAGAAGCGCCCGCAGCACCGGCTCCGCAAGCCAAACCGGCACCGGTAACGGAAGCCCCGGCTCAGGTCAGCCACGCGCTGCACGGTCTGGCAAGCGCCCCCATGACCAAAGCGCCTGCGCCGCACTACACGCCTGAAGCCCCGCGCCACAGTGACTGGGTGCGCCCGGCCTTTGCCTTCGACGGTGAAGGCAGCGCCGGTGGCCACAGCGCCACCCACCAGGCGAGCGCGCCAGCAGGTAAGCCGCAATAA
- the mdtH gene encoding multidrug efflux MFS transporter MdtH, with amino-acid sequence MAPVSQARSLGKYFLLLDNMLVVLGFFVVFPLISIRFVDQMGWAALMVGIALGLRQLVQQGLGIFGGAIADRFGARPMIVTGMLLRAAGFATMAIAHEPWLLWVSCVLSGLGGTLFDPPRSALVVKLIRPRDRGRFFSLLMMQDSAGAVIGALLGSWLLNYDFRLVCGAGALMFVACAGVNAWLLPAYKLSTIRTPLREGMGRVLRDRRFVTYVLTLAGYYMLAVQVMLMLPIMVNEIAGSPAMVKWMYAIEAALSLTLLYPVARWSEKHFRLEQRLMAGLLVMSLSMLPIGMTSNIQQLFSLICLFYIGSIIAEPARETLGASLADARARGSYMGFSRLGLAIGGALGYAGGGWLYDTGKQLRQPELPWAMLAAIGLITLLALWWQFSARHQPSQMPEAGNSGN; translated from the coding sequence ATGGCCCCCGTATCGCAGGCGAGAAGTCTGGGTAAATATTTTTTGTTGCTTGACAATATGCTTGTGGTGCTCGGTTTTTTTGTGGTGTTTCCTCTGATTTCCATCCGCTTTGTTGACCAGATGGGCTGGGCCGCCCTGATGGTGGGGATCGCCCTCGGCCTGCGCCAGCTGGTGCAGCAGGGGCTTGGGATCTTTGGCGGCGCGATTGCGGACCGCTTCGGCGCACGTCCGATGATTGTCACCGGCATGCTGCTGCGCGCCGCCGGGTTTGCCACCATGGCTATCGCCCATGAACCCTGGCTGCTGTGGGTCTCCTGTGTGCTTTCCGGGCTGGGCGGAACGCTGTTTGATCCCCCCCGCTCGGCCCTGGTGGTGAAGCTGATTCGCCCCCGGGATCGCGGGCGTTTCTTCTCGCTCCTGATGATGCAGGACAGCGCCGGGGCGGTTATCGGCGCCCTGCTGGGAAGCTGGCTGCTCAATTACGATTTCCGCCTGGTGTGCGGTGCCGGTGCCCTGATGTTTGTCGCCTGTGCGGGCGTTAACGCCTGGCTGCTGCCAGCCTATAAGCTGTCGACCATCCGCACCCCGCTGCGTGAAGGCATGGGCCGGGTACTGCGCGACCGGCGCTTTGTAACCTATGTGCTGACCCTTGCGGGGTACTATATGCTGGCGGTACAGGTGATGCTGATGCTGCCGATTATGGTTAACGAAATCGCCGGCTCCCCGGCGATGGTCAAATGGATGTACGCCATTGAGGCGGCCCTCTCCCTGACCCTGCTCTACCCGGTAGCCCGCTGGAGCGAGAAGCACTTCCGCCTTGAACAGCGCCTGATGGCCGGGTTACTGGTCATGTCCCTGAGCATGCTGCCCATCGGCATGACCAGCAATATTCAGCAGCTGTTCTCCCTGATTTGCCTGTTTTACATCGGCTCCATTATTGCCGAACCGGCCCGGGAAACGCTGGGGGCCTCCCTGGCTGATGCCCGGGCCCGGGGCAGTTATATGGGGTTCAGCCGCCTGGGGCTGGCCATTGGCGGCGCGCTCGGTTACGCGGGCGGCGGCTGGCTGTATGACACCGGTAAACAGCTCCGGCAGCCGGAGCTGCCCTGGGCGATGCTGGCGGCCATCGGGCTTATCACCTTACTGGCGCTGTGGTGGCAGTTCTCCGCCCGCCACCAGCCCTCCCAAATGCCGGAAGCCGGGAACTCCGGGAATTAA
- the pyrC gene encoding dihydroorotase, whose amino-acid sequence MTVFNQVLKIRRPDDWHIHLRDGEMLKAVVPWTSAHYGRAIVMPNLVPPVTSVEAAIAYRQRILDAVPAGQQFEPLMTCYLTDTLDPAELERGAREGVFTAAKLYPANATTNSSHGVTSIDAIMPVLERMEKIGMPLLIHGEVTHADVDIFDREARFIDSVMEPLRQRLPGLKVVFEHITTREAAHYVRDGNALLGATITPQHLMFNRNHMLAGGIRPHLYCLPILKRNVHQQALRELVASGCERVFLGTDSAPHGRLRKEASCGCAGCFNAPSALGAYATVFEEMGALQHLEAFTSLNGPRFYGLPLNEGVIELRRVATTVPAEIPAGDDVVIPFLAGESVAWSVADA is encoded by the coding sequence ATGACCGTTTTCAACCAGGTTCTTAAAATTCGCCGCCCAGATGACTGGCATATCCACCTGCGGGATGGGGAAATGCTGAAAGCCGTGGTGCCCTGGACCAGTGCCCATTACGGCCGCGCTATCGTTATGCCGAACCTGGTGCCGCCAGTTACCAGCGTTGAGGCCGCAATAGCCTACCGCCAGCGTATTCTGGACGCGGTGCCCGCCGGGCAGCAATTTGAACCGCTGATGACCTGCTACCTTACCGATACGCTCGATCCGGCAGAGCTGGAGCGCGGAGCACGGGAGGGGGTCTTTACCGCCGCAAAACTCTACCCGGCCAACGCCACCACCAACTCCAGCCACGGGGTGACCAGTATTGACGCCATTATGCCGGTGCTGGAGCGGATGGAAAAAATCGGCATGCCGCTGCTGATCCACGGTGAAGTGACCCATGCGGATGTGGATATTTTTGATCGTGAAGCGCGGTTTATTGACAGCGTGATGGAGCCGCTGCGCCAGCGCCTGCCGGGCCTGAAGGTGGTATTCGAGCATATCACCACCCGGGAAGCGGCCCACTATGTGCGCGACGGTAACGCCCTGCTGGGGGCCACAATCACCCCTCAGCATCTGATGTTTAACCGTAACCATATGCTGGCCGGTGGGATCCGCCCGCACCTCTACTGCCTGCCCATCCTCAAGCGTAACGTTCACCAGCAGGCACTGCGTGAGCTGGTTGCCAGCGGCTGTGAGCGGGTCTTCCTCGGCACCGACTCAGCCCCCCACGGGCGGCTGCGCAAAGAGGCCAGCTGCGGCTGCGCCGGGTGCTTTAACGCCCCTTCGGCGCTGGGTGCCTATGCCACGGTATTTGAAGAGATGGGGGCGCTCCAGCACCTGGAAGCCTTCACCTCACTGAACGGCCCGCGCTTCTATGGCTTACCCCTTAATGAGGGCGTCATTGAGCTGCGCCGCGTGGCCACAACTGTACCGGCAGAGATCCCCGCCGGTGATGATGTGGTCATTCCCTTCCTGGCGGGCGAAAGTGTGGCCTGGTCAGTGGCCGACGCCTGA
- the murJ gene encoding murein biosynthesis integral membrane protein MurJ → MNLLKSLAAVSSMTMFSRVLGFARDAIVARIFGAGMATDAFFVAFKLPNLLRRIFAEGAFSQAFVPILAEYKSKQGEDATRVFVSYVSGLLTLALALVTVLGMLAAPWVIMVTAPGFADTADKFQLTTQLLRVTFPYILLISLASLVGAILNTWNRFSVPAFAPTLLNISMIGFALFGAPYFHPPVMALAWAVTVGGVLQLFYQLPHLKKIGMLVLPRISFKDAGALRVVRQMGPAILGVSVSQISLIINTIFASFLVSGSVSWMYYADRLMEFPSGVLGVALGTILLPSLSKSFASGNHDEYNRLMDWGLRLCFLLALPSAVALGILSGPLTISLFQYGKFTAFDAAMTQRALIAYSVGLIGLIVVKVLAPGFYSRQDIKTPVKIAIVTLIMTQLMNLAFIGPLKHAGLSLSIGLAACLNASLLFWQLRKQDIFQPQPGWRGFLVRLVVAVVVMAAVLLGVMQVMPAWDMGSMPWRVLRLLGLVIAGVLAYFVTLAVLGFRVKDFARRTL, encoded by the coding sequence ATGAACTTATTAAAATCGCTGGCGGCTGTCAGCTCGATGACGATGTTTTCCCGGGTGCTCGGTTTTGCCCGGGATGCCATTGTGGCAAGGATCTTTGGCGCCGGAATGGCGACAGATGCGTTTTTTGTGGCCTTTAAACTGCCGAATCTGCTGCGGCGTATTTTTGCCGAAGGAGCGTTCTCACAGGCTTTTGTGCCTATTCTTGCTGAATACAAAAGCAAGCAGGGGGAAGATGCCACCCGGGTATTTGTCTCCTATGTTTCCGGTTTGCTGACCCTGGCGCTGGCGCTGGTGACGGTACTGGGAATGCTGGCGGCCCCCTGGGTAATAATGGTGACCGCGCCGGGATTTGCCGACACGGCAGATAAATTCCAGCTGACCACCCAGTTACTGCGGGTGACCTTTCCTTATATTCTGCTGATTTCGCTGGCCTCCCTGGTGGGGGCTATTCTGAATACCTGGAACCGTTTCTCGGTACCGGCTTTTGCCCCGACACTGCTGAATATCAGCATGATCGGGTTTGCGCTGTTTGGCGCGCCTTATTTTCACCCGCCGGTGATGGCGCTGGCCTGGGCGGTGACTGTCGGGGGCGTGTTGCAGCTGTTCTACCAGCTGCCGCACCTGAAAAAGATTGGCATGCTGGTGCTGCCGCGTATCAGCTTTAAAGATGCCGGTGCGCTGCGGGTGGTCCGGCAGATGGGTCCGGCTATTCTCGGGGTGTCTGTCAGCCAGATCTCTCTTATCATCAACACCATTTTTGCCTCGTTTCTGGTTTCCGGTTCGGTCTCCTGGATGTATTACGCCGACCGGCTGATGGAGTTCCCTTCCGGGGTGCTGGGTGTGGCCCTGGGGACTATTCTGCTGCCCTCGCTGTCGAAGAGCTTTGCCAGCGGTAACCATGACGAATATAACCGGCTGATGGACTGGGGGCTGCGGCTCTGCTTCCTGCTGGCGCTGCCCAGTGCCGTGGCGCTGGGGATCCTTTCCGGGCCGCTGACCATTTCGCTGTTCCAGTACGGTAAATTTACGGCGTTTGATGCGGCCATGACCCAGCGGGCGCTGATTGCCTACTCGGTGGGGCTGATTGGGCTGATTGTGGTCAAAGTGCTGGCGCCGGGCTTCTATTCGCGCCAGGACATTAAAACGCCGGTGAAAATCGCTATTGTGACGCTGATCATGACCCAGTTAATGAACCTGGCGTTTATCGGCCCGCTGAAACATGCCGGTCTGTCGTTATCGATTGGTCTTGCGGCCTGTCTGAACGCCAGCCTGCTGTTCTGGCAGCTGCGTAAGCAGGATATTTTCCAGCCTCAGCCCGGCTGGCGCGGTTTTCTGGTGCGCCTGGTGGTGGCGGTAGTGGTGATGGCGGCCGTACTGCTCGGGGTTATGCAGGTGATGCCTGCCTGGGATATGGGCAGTATGCCGTGGCGGGTACTGCGCCTGCTGGGTCTGGTGATTGCCGGTGTTCTGGCTTATTTCGTGACGCTGGCCGTGCTGGGTTTCCGGGTGAAAGACTTTGCCCGCCGCACGCTGTAA
- the bssS gene encoding biofilm formation regulator BssS, with amino-acid sequence MEKNNEVIHTHPLVGWDISTVDSYDALMLRLHYLTLNKPDTKETEVGQTLWLTTDVARQFISILEAGIAKIESSDYQENDYRKH; translated from the coding sequence ATGGAAAAAAATAACGAAGTCATCCACACACATCCCCTCGTCGGATGGGATATCAGCACAGTAGACAGCTATGATGCGCTGATGCTACGCCTGCACTACCTGACACTGAACAAGCCAGACACGAAAGAAACCGAGGTTGGCCAGACATTGTGGCTTACCACAGACGTCGCCAGACAGTTTATTTCTATTCTTGAAGCTGGTATTGCAAAAATAGAGTCCAGCGACTACCAGGAAAATGACTACCGAAAGCATTAG
- a CDS encoding Gfo/Idh/MocA family protein, whose product MGLLRVGIVGLGNIARKAWLPVVATASQWEVAGAWSPNQQKAREVCAGYRIPCMGSLRELAAVCDAVFVHTSTASHYAVVSELLQAGVHVCVDKPLAESLSDAQRLVEMASLRKLTLMVGFNRRFAPLYRELKTHMDGAASLRIDKHRTDSVGPQDLRFTLLDDYLHVVDTALWLNGDRAHLQSGMLQTNDDGEMLFAEHHFACEHRQITTAMHRRAGSQRETVRLVTDGAVYEVNDMRDWQSEQGGIMTRRPVPGWQSTLAQRGFEGCARHFIECVSNQTAPETSGEQAILAQSLVDRLWREAMSE is encoded by the coding sequence ATGGGCTTATTACGTGTTGGCATCGTGGGGCTGGGAAATATCGCCCGCAAGGCCTGGCTGCCGGTGGTGGCAACCGCCAGCCAGTGGGAGGTGGCCGGTGCCTGGTCGCCCAACCAGCAAAAGGCCCGGGAGGTGTGTGCCGGGTATCGTATCCCCTGTATGGGCTCGCTCCGGGAGCTGGCGGCCGTGTGTGATGCGGTGTTTGTCCATACCAGTACCGCCAGCCATTATGCGGTCGTCAGTGAGCTTTTACAGGCGGGGGTTCATGTCTGTGTGGATAAACCACTGGCCGAGAGCCTGAGCGACGCACAGCGGCTGGTCGAGATGGCAAGCCTGCGTAAACTCACCCTGATGGTGGGGTTTAACCGGCGCTTTGCCCCCCTGTACCGGGAGCTGAAAACCCATATGGATGGCGCGGCATCACTGCGCATCGACAAGCACCGCACCGACAGTGTCGGGCCGCAGGATCTGCGCTTTACCCTGCTGGATGACTACCTGCACGTGGTGGATACGGCACTGTGGCTGAACGGGGATCGCGCCCATTTACAAAGCGGAATGCTGCAAACCAACGACGACGGCGAAATGCTGTTTGCCGAGCACCACTTTGCCTGCGAGCACCGCCAGATAACCACCGCCATGCACCGCCGGGCCGGAAGCCAGCGCGAGACAGTCCGCCTGGTGACTGACGGGGCCGTGTATGAGGTGAATGATATGCGCGACTGGCAAAGTGAGCAGGGGGGCATCATGACCCGGCGGCCCGTGCCCGGCTGGCAGAGCACCCTGGCCCAGCGCGGCTTTGAGGGCTGTGCCCGGCACTTTATTGAGTGTGTCAGTAATCAGACGGCGCCGGAAACCTCTGGTGAGCAGGCCATTCTAGCCCAGAGCCTGGTGGACCGTTTATGGCGGGAAGCCATGAGTGAATAA
- a CDS encoding lipoprotein: MTRFFIAAVVLISGLVVGCNQLTQYTVSEQEINQALAKQNNFSRDIGVPGLANAHITLRNLASQIGRSEPDKVMLTGDADLDMTSLFGNQKAQISLTLRAHPVFNQEQGAVYLQEMEVTSADVKPEKMQAVLQTITPYLNQALRNYFNQQPAYVLSADRSKGEALAKKYAKGLEVKPGAIVIPFVK, encoded by the coding sequence ATGACGCGTTTTTTTATCGCCGCAGTAGTGCTCATCAGTGGACTGGTGGTGGGATGTAACCAGCTAACCCAATACACCGTCAGCGAGCAGGAGATAAACCAGGCCCTGGCGAAGCAGAATAACTTCTCCCGGGATATCGGGGTTCCGGGCCTTGCCAACGCCCACATTACGCTGCGTAATCTGGCCAGCCAGATTGGCCGCAGTGAGCCGGATAAAGTCATGCTCACCGGGGATGCGGATCTGGATATGACCTCACTGTTCGGTAACCAGAAGGCGCAAATCAGCCTCACCCTGCGCGCCCACCCGGTATTTAACCAGGAGCAGGGGGCGGTCTATCTGCAGGAGATGGAAGTGACCAGCGCCGATGTAAAACCGGAAAAGATGCAGGCGGTGCTCCAGACCATCACCCCGTATCTTAACCAGGCGCTGCGCAACTATTTTAACCAGCAACCGGCCTATGTACTCAGCGCCGATCGCAGCAAAGGGGAAGCACTGGCGAAGAAATATGCCAAAGGGCTGGAGGTGAAACCCGGCGCTATTGTTATCCCGTTTGTGAAGTGA
- a CDS encoding YceH family protein, producing MKYQLSDVEARVIGCVMEKQVTTPDQYPLSLNAVVSASNQKTNREPVMNLSESQVQSVLDELVKRHYLRTVSGFGNRVTKYEQRFCNSEFGDLKLSEAEVAIVTTLLLRGPQTPGELRTRAARMCEFCDMAQVESTLEGLANREDGPYVVRLAREAGKRESRYMHLFCGEVDPARLSAQPAPAAQGDDLAARVTQLEEEVATLRQQLAQLLAQSEA from the coding sequence ATGAAGTACCAGCTAAGTGATGTTGAAGCACGTGTTATCGGCTGCGTGATGGAAAAACAGGTGACCACCCCGGATCAGTACCCGTTATCCCTCAATGCGGTAGTGAGCGCCTCTAACCAGAAAACCAACCGCGAGCCGGTGATGAACCTCTCTGAATCACAGGTGCAGTCAGTGCTGGATGAGCTGGTAAAACGCCACTATCTGCGCACGGTGAGCGGCTTTGGTAACCGGGTAACCAAGTACGAACAGCGGTTTTGTAATTCCGAATTTGGCGATCTGAAATTATCTGAAGCTGAAGTGGCGATTGTCACCACGCTGCTGCTGCGTGGCCCGCAAACGCCAGGGGAGCTGCGCACCCGGGCCGCCCGGATGTGTGAATTTTGCGATATGGCCCAGGTAGAGTCGACCCTGGAAGGGCTGGCGAACCGTGAAGATGGCCCCTATGTGGTGCGCCTGGCGCGCGAAGCCGGGAAACGGGAAAGCCGCTATATGCACCTGTTCTGTGGGGAGGTGGATCCTGCCCGGCTGAGTGCGCAACCGGCACCCGCCGCGCAGGGGGATGATCTTGCCGCGCGGGTCACACAGCTTGAAGAGGAGGTTGCCACCCTGCGCCAGCAGCTGGCACAACTGCTGGCGCAGAGCGAGGCGTAA
- the rimJ gene encoding ribosomal protein S5-alanine N-acetyltransferase has protein sequence MFGYRSNVPKVRLVTDRLVVRLIHDRDAWRLADYYSENRQFLKPWEPVRDESHCYPSGWQARLSLINELHKQGSAFYFALLDPEEKTILGVANFSNVVRGSFHACYLGYSLSEKSQGQGLMFEALQAAIRYMQRTQHIHRIMANYMPHNKRSGDLLARLGFEKEGYARDYLLINGVWRDHVLTALTTPDWVAGR, from the coding sequence ATGTTCGGCTATCGTAGTAACGTACCAAAAGTTCGTCTGGTCACGGACCGGTTAGTGGTGCGGCTGATCCACGACAGGGACGCATGGCGCCTGGCCGATTATTACAGTGAGAACCGCCAGTTTCTGAAGCCCTGGGAGCCGGTGCGCGATGAAAGCCACTGCTACCCCTCCGGCTGGCAGGCGCGGCTGTCATTAATTAATGAGCTGCATAAGCAGGGCAGCGCGTTTTACTTCGCGCTGCTGGATCCGGAAGAGAAAACCATCCTCGGGGTGGCGAATTTCTCCAACGTGGTGCGGGGCTCGTTCCACGCCTGTTATCTGGGCTATTCGCTGAGTGAAAAAAGCCAGGGGCAGGGGCTGATGTTTGAAGCGCTCCAGGCCGCCATTCGCTATATGCAGCGCACCCAGCATATCCACCGGATCATGGCCAACTATATGCCGCACAATAAACGTAGCGGTGATTTACTGGCCCGGCTGGGATTTGAAAAAGAGGGCTATGCCCGGGATTATTTGCTGATAAACGGGGTCTGGCGGGATCACGTACTGACCGCGTTAACCACCCCCGACTGGGTCGCGGGCCGTTAA